The following coding sequences lie in one Terriglobia bacterium genomic window:
- the cmr1 gene encoding type III-B CRISPR module RAMP protein Cmr1, with protein MTRKIAACPTPPQDRNAWRGLDRLEYDITLVTPMFGGGVIPGEADPVTLIRPPTIRGQLRFWWRACRGAGFTEPPDLHQREVGVWGDTEHPSPIIVEVSLRDKGRVEPCPRSRPGYPAYALFPFQSAERGIGKGVHDARFMLRFTFPAEVKDDLEASIWAWMNFGGIGARTRRGCGALWCAQVSPPDANRTDILEWLKESCAKHKATGPTIPPLWAKLGRFWIGPKSSSPFEVWNDIIRLLRDFRQGPGTGRNPGTEANRPGRSRWPEAESIRNATRCRSRRHQSANQMPNEAFPRAEFGMPIVFHFKDGPRKDSRLSSRELAPLDPTDTEIHPTVGENPKTRMASPLILKPLAIDPDQAFPLILLLNAPRPSAVQLVSDAASIGTFPRTSICNAEFATYPNSPMGPPRAGMAARSNDGSAIEAFLAYAGENGYKEVEL; from the coding sequence GGATCCCGTGACATTGATCCGGCCACCGACAATTCGCGGCCAGCTGCGCTTCTGGTGGCGGGCGTGCCGCGGTGCCGGCTTCACTGAGCCGCCGGATCTTCATCAGCGTGAGGTTGGAGTCTGGGGAGACACCGAGCATCCCAGCCCGATTATCGTGGAAGTCTCACTTCGAGATAAAGGCAGGGTAGAACCATGCCCTCGGTCTCGGCCCGGCTATCCAGCGTATGCTCTGTTCCCATTCCAAAGTGCTGAGCGCGGCATCGGCAAAGGCGTCCACGATGCCCGATTCATGCTGCGGTTCACTTTCCCGGCGGAGGTGAAGGATGATCTGGAGGCTTCGATCTGGGCCTGGATGAACTTTGGGGGCATCGGGGCTCGCACTCGCCGGGGATGCGGAGCACTCTGGTGCGCGCAGGTAAGCCCACCAGATGCGAACAGGACCGATATCCTGGAATGGCTCAAAGAAAGTTGTGCGAAGCATAAGGCGACCGGGCCCACCATCCCGCCATTGTGGGCAAAACTGGGCCGGTTTTGGATCGGACCTAAGTCTTCTTCTCCATTTGAAGTCTGGAACGACATCATCAGACTTCTGCGCGACTTCAGGCAGGGCCCTGGTACTGGGAGAAATCCCGGAACTGAGGCAAACCGGCCCGGAAGATCTCGTTGGCCCGAGGCGGAATCCATCCGTAATGCGACACGATGCCGCAGTCGCCGTCACCAGTCGGCCAACCAAATGCCGAATGAGGCGTTTCCGCGGGCTGAATTCGGAATGCCGATCGTCTTTCATTTCAAGGACGGCCCGCGCAAGGATTCAAGGCTCTCGTCACGTGAACTGGCCCCTCTCGATCCGACAGACACCGAGATTCACCCAACCGTAGGTGAAAATCCCAAAACTCGAATGGCGAGCCCTCTCATTCTCAAGCCCCTCGCTATCGATCCCGACCAGGCGTTCCCACTCATCCTTTTGCTGAATGCGCCTCGACCATCTGCAGTGCAATTGGTTTCGGATGCGGCATCGATCGGCACGTTTCCTCGAACCTCAATATGCAATGCAGAATTCGCAACTTATCCAAACTCTCCCATGGGGCCGCCCCGGGCCGGAATGGCGGCTCGTTCGAACGATGGCTCAGCAATAGAGGCGTTTCTGGCTTATGCCGGGGAGAATGGCTACAAGGAGGTTGAGCTATGA
- the cas10 gene encoding type III-B CRISPR-associated protein Cas10/Cmr2, whose amino-acid sequence MTGHLLAINIGPVQDFIAAARRTRDLWFGSHMLSEVSKAAALAIQEIAGMDALIFPAPDNETDLQPTPDGADSKLLVANVILALIPQGIDPCEAAAQAKCAAGARWREFAEDARRQVADLVRGDIWNDQLDDVIEFYSAWVPFPLGGDYARARARVMRLLSARKSCRDFQQPRLSAEMRRVPKSSLDGARETVLKKGVEGSARLRLSKGEQLDAIGLAKRLAAGVQSYPSVARIAADPWLRRLADLPKQQLAAECEKLAPGILSRVQDPVYSDFPYEGTAVYIDRHASIAVEAGVERARLSELTRIVGDLTKSRVKDGFGKPDPYLAVVVADGDRIGAILSRLRTPDEHRVLSRQLSKFAAAARSIVKDLRGVCIYAGGDDVLAFLPLDQCLKCARTLRDRFEELLGPVSGGPPNISVGIAIAHFMEPLEDLRAYARGAELAAKRATSRAPGNEHFGGRNGLAVHVHPRGGVFFGVRERWQEGDSSLERRLDRWAGLFQTRRLPQKLPYDVRELASTYKSWSSKDTLSNALQADCARLLSHKQVWKAEQELLLAQLRAATDAEGLLRFSAELLVAQNLAEPNLESARMEEGTR is encoded by the coding sequence ATGACCGGACACCTCCTTGCAATCAACATCGGGCCAGTGCAGGACTTTATTGCCGCGGCGAGGCGGACTCGGGACCTGTGGTTTGGGTCCCACATGCTTTCGGAAGTCAGCAAGGCAGCGGCGCTGGCAATTCAGGAGATCGCCGGCATGGATGCACTTATCTTTCCGGCCCCGGATAATGAAACGGATTTGCAGCCGACACCCGATGGTGCAGATTCGAAGCTCCTTGTGGCGAACGTAATCCTGGCGCTCATTCCGCAGGGGATAGATCCGTGCGAGGCGGCCGCCCAGGCCAAGTGCGCCGCCGGTGCGCGCTGGCGCGAATTTGCCGAAGATGCCCGCCGTCAGGTGGCCGACCTGGTTCGAGGCGATATCTGGAACGACCAGCTTGATGATGTCATCGAGTTCTATTCGGCATGGGTTCCTTTTCCGCTCGGCGGTGACTATGCCAGGGCTCGCGCTCGCGTCATGCGGCTGCTCTCGGCCCGCAAATCCTGTCGCGACTTTCAGCAGCCGCGGCTGAGTGCGGAAATGCGCCGGGTTCCCAAGTCTTCCCTCGACGGCGCTCGCGAAACCGTGCTGAAAAAAGGAGTGGAAGGTTCCGCCCGTCTTCGACTCTCCAAGGGGGAGCAATTGGATGCGATCGGACTTGCCAAACGGCTCGCAGCCGGCGTCCAATCCTACCCCTCGGTCGCGCGCATCGCCGCCGATCCGTGGCTTCGCCGTTTGGCTGATCTGCCGAAACAACAACTGGCGGCCGAGTGTGAGAAGCTCGCACCTGGCATTCTCAGCCGGGTTCAAGACCCCGTTTATTCGGATTTCCCATACGAAGGCACGGCAGTCTATATAGACCGTCACGCATCCATCGCGGTTGAGGCTGGCGTCGAAAGGGCTCGACTTTCGGAACTCACCAGAATCGTGGGCGATCTCACCAAATCCCGGGTGAAGGACGGCTTTGGCAAACCGGATCCATACCTTGCCGTCGTCGTGGCCGACGGCGATCGCATCGGAGCAATCCTCTCCAGGCTTAGGACTCCCGACGAGCACAGGGTTTTATCGCGACAGCTCTCGAAATTCGCAGCCGCGGCTCGCTCGATTGTCAAAGATTTACGCGGCGTCTGCATATATGCGGGCGGCGACGACGTCCTGGCATTTCTCCCGCTGGATCAATGTCTGAAGTGTGCCCGCACGCTTCGGGATCGGTTCGAAGAATTGCTTGGCCCTGTCAGCGGCGGCCCGCCGAATATCTCGGTCGGGATTGCCATTGCCCACTTCATGGAGCCGCTCGAGGATTTGAGAGCTTACGCCAGGGGTGCCGAATTGGCCGCCAAGAGAGCTACCTCGAGGGCTCCGGGCAACGAGCACTTCGGCGGACGCAACGGGCTGGCCGTGCACGTACATCCCCGCGGTGGTGTTTTCTTCGGAGTCAGGGAGCGCTGGCAGGAGGGCGACTCGTCGCTGGAACGACGGTTGGATCGATGGGCCGGGCTATTCCAGACGCGCCGCCTGCCCCAAAAACTGCCCTACGATGTTCGAGAGCTGGCTTCGACTTACAAGTCCTGGTCGTCAAAAGATACCCTTTCCAATGCGCTTCAGGCAGACTGCGCCAGGCTGCTGAGCCATAAACAGGTTTGGAAAGCAGAACAGGAGTTACTGTTGGCGCAACTGCGGGCTGCAACAGATGCGGAGGGCCTGTTGCGCTTTTCCGCAGAGTTGCTTGTCGCCCAAAATCTCGCCGAGCCAAATCTGGAATCCGCTCGGATGGAAGAAGGGACGAGGTGA
- a CDS encoding type III-B CRISPR module-associated protein Cmr3: MANFLTLTPRDPVVARDGRPFGIRQGNRMRSLSWLYPSVLAGSLRTMLGKEAGGVFDPVMVDGLKQISIAGPMPLIGNELFCPRPLDSLVQEQEGRRKALAMRPADPADGEGCNLPQGLSPAMLDYDGEDFKPGNAPAFWSTARLKQWLLDPGGRNFDFPPDSPGTDSCDGFLNAAERDERIHVQMDSGKGVGCEERIFVSAGLDLTRRGSAEPWPLAVRVIADQSWRRFLDGLDSLHPLGGERRLVRWLHSDEKHAARLWDCPVEINRALAESRKVRMVIATPAIFAQGWKPGWLNDGPDGLEGSPPNSTLRLRLVSAVIERWKAISGWSLEAGRVGPKPVRRAVPAGSVYFFKIIGGAASDLSRLWLQSVCDDEQDRRDGFGLTLWGVWERTPAPKSGA; encoded by the coding sequence ATGGCTAACTTCCTTACATTGACTCCCCGCGATCCTGTGGTTGCCCGGGACGGCCGTCCCTTCGGAATACGCCAGGGGAACCGCATGCGATCGCTGAGTTGGCTCTATCCCTCAGTTCTGGCTGGTTCCCTCCGCACCATGCTGGGTAAAGAAGCGGGCGGCGTCTTCGACCCTGTCATGGTTGACGGTCTAAAACAGATTTCCATCGCGGGCCCGATGCCTCTGATCGGCAACGAGCTGTTCTGCCCGCGGCCCCTGGATAGTCTTGTGCAGGAACAGGAAGGCCGGCGCAAAGCACTCGCCATGCGACCGGCGGATCCGGCTGATGGAGAAGGATGCAACCTCCCCCAGGGGCTATCCCCCGCGATGCTTGATTACGATGGTGAGGATTTCAAACCGGGGAACGCGCCGGCATTCTGGTCGACGGCTCGTTTGAAGCAATGGTTGCTCGATCCTGGCGGCCGGAATTTCGATTTTCCGCCAGATTCTCCGGGTACGGATTCATGTGACGGATTTCTCAATGCCGCGGAACGAGACGAACGTATTCACGTCCAAATGGACTCCGGCAAAGGTGTGGGATGCGAGGAGAGAATCTTTGTTTCCGCGGGTCTCGACCTGACCCGGCGCGGATCCGCGGAACCATGGCCTCTGGCGGTCCGTGTGATTGCCGATCAGAGTTGGCGTCGATTTCTGGATGGTTTGGACTCACTCCACCCACTCGGCGGCGAGCGCCGGCTCGTTCGCTGGCTGCATTCCGATGAAAAGCACGCAGCCAGGCTGTGGGACTGCCCTGTCGAAATCAACAGAGCTCTTGCCGAAAGCCGCAAGGTACGCATGGTTATCGCAACTCCGGCGATCTTTGCACAGGGGTGGAAGCCGGGATGGCTCAACGACGGCCCGGACGGTCTCGAGGGCAGTCCTCCCAATTCGACTCTGCGGCTTCGTCTTGTCAGTGCGGTTATCGAACGCTGGAAAGCCATCTCCGGTTGGTCACTCGAAGCTGGCCGCGTCGGCCCCAAGCCCGTCCGCCGGGCGGTGCCGGCCGGCAGCGTCTATTTCTTCAAAATCATCGGAGGCGCGGCAAGCGATTTGTCCCGCCTTTGGCTGCAGTCTGTCTGTGACGATGAACAGGACCGACGCGACGGGTTCGGCCTGACTCTCTGGGGAGTCTGGGAACGAACGCCGGCGCCGAAATCAGGAGCGTAA
- the cmr4 gene encoding type III-B CRISPR module RAMP protein Cmr4, with product MANNTRLYWLHALTPLHVGAGRGLGYIDLPIMREKVTNWPLVPGSTVKGVIADHHNATEKKRLDDHLYRAAFGIADPGERSEGGSNSGSLVFTDARLVCLPVRSLYGTFAWCSSPMALRRLYRDIEAAGKEDEELQAPIDPADDHVHLPLVAGSELTDGQDRVFFEDLDFRARDCPVTKAWSSKLSQWLFTDADWQKIFEARFAVVPDNVFNFLCETGTEVAARVRINEETKTVKSGALWYEEALPAESILCGLVWCDRVFGSNGGQIPAPIDLLDRFCSTVEKPPLQIGGKATVGRGQVRCVFCA from the coding sequence ATGGCAAATAACACTCGTCTGTACTGGCTGCACGCTTTGACGCCGTTGCACGTCGGCGCCGGACGCGGTCTCGGCTACATCGACCTTCCGATCATGCGGGAGAAAGTCACAAACTGGCCGCTTGTTCCCGGTTCCACGGTCAAGGGCGTGATAGCCGATCACCACAATGCGACCGAAAAGAAACGACTAGATGACCACCTCTACCGAGCGGCTTTCGGAATTGCCGATCCGGGTGAAAGGTCCGAGGGAGGATCGAACTCCGGCTCACTGGTTTTCACGGACGCCCGTCTGGTGTGCCTGCCGGTGCGGAGCCTTTACGGGACCTTCGCCTGGTGCAGCTCGCCCATGGCGCTCAGACGTTTGTACCGGGACATCGAAGCGGCCGGGAAAGAGGACGAGGAACTGCAGGCTCCCATCGACCCTGCCGATGACCATGTCCATTTGCCTCTGGTCGCGGGTTCCGAACTTACGGACGGGCAGGATCGGGTATTCTTCGAAGACCTGGACTTCCGGGCCCGCGACTGTCCCGTAACGAAAGCCTGGTCAAGCAAGCTTTCCCAATGGCTCTTCACCGATGCCGACTGGCAGAAGATCTTTGAGGCCCGTTTCGCCGTCGTTCCGGATAACGTGTTTAATTTCCTTTGTGAGACCGGCACCGAGGTTGCGGCCCGGGTGCGCATCAACGAAGAAACCAAGACGGTGAAGAGCGGCGCCCTCTGGTATGAAGAAGCGCTGCCCGCCGAATCGATTCTCTGCGGGCTGGTTTGGTGCGACCGCGTGTTCGGGTCGAACGGCGGCCAAATCCCAGCTCCCATAGACCTGCTGGACAGGTTTTGTTCCACGGTGGAAAAGCCGCCTCTTCAAATTGGAGGCAAGGCCACCGTCGGGCGCGGGCAGGTGCGCTGCGTATTCTGTGCGTGA
- the cmr5 gene encoding type III-B CRISPR module-associated protein Cmr5: MESRQIKTCSQEWAERAYQCISNRGRDESGRGEYCSFAKRFPSLIHACGLAQALAFAVAKKHTGFVGDLETVLGESGLGERSRKAPVPEYLRLSRRALQAAGWLKRYAEALLDSENGGADASLS; encoded by the coding sequence ATGGAAAGCAGGCAAATAAAGACATGCAGCCAGGAATGGGCTGAACGAGCTTACCAGTGCATCAGCAATCGCGGTAGAGACGAATCCGGCCGCGGTGAGTATTGCAGCTTTGCCAAGCGCTTCCCCTCACTGATCCATGCCTGCGGACTGGCGCAGGCCCTTGCATTCGCAGTCGCCAAGAAGCACACCGGATTTGTGGGTGATCTCGAAACCGTGCTGGGCGAGAGCGGCCTTGGCGAGCGCAGTCGGAAGGCGCCCGTGCCGGAATACCTGCGCCTCAGCCGCAGGGCTCTTCAGGCGGCAGGGTGGCTGAAACGATATGCCGAAGCGTTGCTGGACAGCGAGAACGGAGGCGCCGATGCAAGCCTGTCGTAA
- the cmr6 gene encoding type III-B CRISPR module RAMP protein Cmr6, protein MQACRNAVVDVNRGNPRVSHPGLLLSRYLRIGNSGQDKTDHQDDKRKLLDDTRQAAATAGRLYQHFFQQWHDNLPPSTRRTVLSVQGRLIIGLGADNVLETGITLHHTYGVPLIPGSALKGLAAHYCDQVWGEAESKFNKRGESYKILFGAELDSGHIIFYDAWIDPASLTCRDNLGLVLDVMTPHHGEYYSGKNHPPSDFDDPNPIQFLSVSGNFHFAVAADVDSEDGLKWAQLALDLLQEALANWGVGGKTSSGYGRLRPSTAQLSGEAASYIPQKPNSKPAAIRYKRGDRIRVKRIEDIAGRGKVRFQAEDGTIGHFGKPEFPPNAAVGESVEVWVANVGADTYMLTLRKPAPKQGRSSRGERGSRR, encoded by the coding sequence ATGCAAGCCTGTCGTAACGCCGTCGTCGATGTGAACCGAGGGAACCCCAGAGTATCTCACCCAGGCCTGCTTCTGAGTCGCTACCTGCGGATCGGCAACTCAGGTCAGGACAAGACAGATCATCAAGACGACAAGCGCAAACTTCTGGACGACACTCGACAGGCAGCCGCGACAGCCGGTCGGCTGTATCAGCATTTCTTTCAGCAATGGCATGATAACCTGCCGCCGTCGACGCGGCGGACCGTCCTTTCCGTTCAGGGGCGACTGATCATTGGGCTTGGCGCTGACAACGTGCTGGAAACCGGCATCACGCTACACCACACCTATGGAGTGCCTCTCATCCCCGGCTCCGCACTTAAAGGTCTTGCCGCACATTATTGCGACCAGGTGTGGGGAGAGGCCGAATCGAAATTTAACAAGCGGGGGGAATCCTACAAAATCCTCTTTGGCGCGGAACTTGACTCGGGGCATATCATCTTTTATGACGCCTGGATCGATCCTGCCTCGTTAACATGCCGGGACAATCTCGGGCTTGTTCTCGATGTAATGACTCCACATCATGGCGAATACTACTCAGGAAAGAATCACCCTCCCAGCGACTTCGACGATCCGAACCCAATCCAATTCCTGTCCGTATCAGGCAATTTCCATTTTGCTGTTGCTGCCGATGTGGATAGCGAGGATGGGCTGAAGTGGGCACAACTCGCTCTCGATCTTTTGCAGGAGGCGCTTGCGAACTGGGGCGTAGGGGGGAAGACGTCGAGCGGTTATGGACGACTTCGTCCGTCAACGGCACAGCTTTCAGGAGAAGCAGCGAGTTACATTCCGCAAAAGCCGAACAGCAAACCGGCGGCAATTCGCTACAAGCGCGGCGATCGAATCCGGGTCAAACGCATAGAAGACATAGCCGGTCGTGGCAAGGTCCGGTTCCAAGCAGAGGATGGTACGATCGGCCACTTTGGCAAGCCGGAATTTCCACCGAATGCGGCAGTCGGCGAATCCGTCGAGGTATGGGTGGCGAATGTCGGAGCGGATACCTACATGCTGACCCTGAGAAAGCCGGCGCCGAAACAAGGGCGCTCCTCCAGAGGAGAAAGAGGGAGCCGCCGATGA
- a CDS encoding DUF1887 family protein: MKVLLCLLSDQHVPNLLSVHHFRPDRLVLVESAVMKRKQTSNYFLTALKLGGLDFGDNCYVQQLEREDDLAAIRHALRQAFARCPGEEWIANLTGGNKPMSIAAYEFFNAVGARLIYVNLPAPNVFLGLDGQVAETCIYRPPIKEFLAGYGFESRKADEAVRQSENRARMWWDCARLIAASDPAPRLLHFSGSPEEKRKQWNRARDKGLDMLPEQFGPAAPEVCDAVRACFDLQFAGNALKGRLDKHAVEFLTGGWLEAFLFGLLERHAPALNCWDIRLGICPGKVGASADNEFDITFMREYGLAMIECKSGAQEHDPDAGALYKIEAAVRQFRALRVRSYLATTSANVLEAGKLKPAIRNRADLYGCRVLVADQIRQLAGNPDSELTRRFFFDPQEEN; encoded by the coding sequence ATGAAAGTGCTTCTCTGTCTCCTTTCCGATCAGCATGTGCCGAACCTGCTGTCGGTGCACCACTTTCGGCCCGACAGGCTTGTCCTGGTGGAATCCGCCGTGATGAAGCGGAAGCAGACATCGAATTACTTCCTTACAGCTTTGAAGCTTGGCGGACTTGATTTTGGGGATAATTGCTATGTCCAGCAACTCGAACGAGAGGATGACCTGGCCGCGATACGCCATGCCTTGCGACAAGCGTTCGCAAGATGCCCGGGCGAAGAATGGATCGCTAATCTTACCGGCGGCAACAAGCCCATGTCGATCGCCGCTTACGAGTTCTTCAACGCGGTCGGCGCCCGTCTTATCTATGTAAATCTCCCGGCGCCGAACGTCTTCCTGGGGCTTGACGGACAGGTCGCGGAAACCTGTATCTATCGTCCACCCATCAAGGAGTTCCTGGCAGGGTATGGATTCGAATCCCGCAAGGCGGATGAAGCGGTGAGGCAATCCGAAAACCGTGCCCGCATGTGGTGGGATTGCGCCCGACTGATCGCCGCTTCCGATCCCGCACCGAGGCTGCTTCATTTCAGCGGCTCGCCCGAAGAAAAAAGAAAGCAATGGAATCGCGCGCGTGACAAAGGGCTGGATATGCTCCCCGAACAATTTGGCCCCGCCGCTCCCGAGGTTTGCGACGCCGTCCGGGCCTGCTTCGATCTGCAATTCGCCGGCAATGCGCTCAAAGGCAGGTTGGACAAACATGCCGTCGAGTTTTTAACCGGCGGCTGGCTCGAGGCCTTCCTTTTTGGTCTGCTCGAACGTCATGCCCCAGCGTTGAATTGCTGGGATATCCGTCTTGGGATTTGCCCGGGGAAGGTGGGAGCATCAGCGGACAACGAATTCGATATCACCTTTATGCGGGAATACGGCCTCGCCATGATCGAATGTAAGTCCGGCGCGCAGGAACACGATCCCGACGCGGGCGCCTTATACAAAATCGAAGCGGCGGTGCGCCAGTTCAGGGCGCTGCGCGTGCGCTCTTACCTCGCAACGACGTCCGCGAACGTATTGGAAGCGGGCAAGCTCAAACCCGCGATCCGCAACCGGGCCGATCTCTATGGTTGTCGGGTTCTTGTAGCTGATCAGATCCGGCAACTGGCCGGCAATCCCGACTCTGAGTTAACACGCCGGTTCTTTTTCGATCCCCAGGAAGAAAATTGA
- the csx3 gene encoding CRISPR-associated protein Csx3 — translation MAEIVFYSIGVDHPIRPDEPLPPLPEISKGAVVVIEGRAPIWRYGMALHRLHGSPAAAVAVYDPRLGAVVVASHDPEYREGQVVDTHPPDLS, via the coding sequence ATGGCTGAGATCGTTTTTTATTCGATCGGCGTTGACCACCCGATTCGCCCTGACGAACCGCTGCCGCCGCTGCCGGAGATTTCGAAAGGCGCCGTCGTGGTGATCGAGGGGAGGGCGCCGATCTGGCGCTATGGCATGGCTTTGCATCGGCTGCACGGATCGCCTGCGGCGGCAGTTGCGGTCTACGATCCGCGCCTCGGCGCCGTCGTCGTCGCGTCGCATGACCCCGAATATCGCGAGGGACAGGTTGTGGATACGCACCCGCCCGATCTGTCATAG
- a CDS encoding type II toxin-antitoxin system Phd/YefM family antitoxin produces the protein MTIASLAEVKARLSAYVESSKKAPVVVTKNGKPAAVLISISDDEELESILLACSRRFQRLLERSNRQIDKGKGLPHDEFWRRVRKGE, from the coding sequence ATGACTATAGCTTCGTTGGCGGAGGTCAAGGCCCGCCTCAGCGCCTATGTCGAATCGTCGAAGAAGGCCCCGGTCGTTGTGACCAAGAATGGGAAGCCGGCAGCCGTGCTGATATCCATCAGCGACGACGAAGAGCTTGAAAGCATCCTGTTGGCCTGCTCGCGGCGTTTTCAGCGCCTGCTGGAACGGTCGAACCGGCAGATCGACAAGGGCAAAGGGCTGCCCCATGACGAGTTCTGGCGGCGTGTACGGAAGGGGGAGTGA
- a CDS encoding type II toxin-antitoxin system RelE/ParE family toxin has product MATRYELVYAEAALRHLAAIERRHHSLIRRAIEQQLRYEPDVRTLNRKPLIKPSRFGEAWELRCGPDNRFRIFYRVEEDSSRVRILAIGLKARAKLYIGGEEFAT; this is encoded by the coding sequence ATGGCGACGCGATACGAGCTGGTGTACGCCGAAGCGGCGCTCAGACATCTGGCTGCCATTGAGCGCCGGCATCACTCGCTCATCCGGCGCGCCATCGAGCAACAGCTTCGATACGAACCGGATGTTCGCACTCTAAATCGGAAGCCACTGATCAAGCCATCCCGATTTGGAGAGGCATGGGAGCTTCGCTGCGGGCCGGATAACCGGTTCCGCATTTTCTATCGGGTCGAGGAGGATTCGTCCCGCGTGCGCATCTTGGCGATTGGGCTGAAAGCCCGCGCGAAGCTGTACATCGGCGGAGAGGAGTTTGCAACATGA
- a CDS encoding BrnT family toxin — MRFEWDDAKARLNAGKHGVTFDQAITAFDDPYGLVACDEKHSTAGECREWLIGESDDGILVVVFTRREHDRVRRRISARRASRRERGRHEEYKRIPL; from the coding sequence ATGCGATTTGAGTGGGATGACGCGAAAGCGCGACTCAACGCGGGAAAGCATGGTGTCACCTTTGACCAGGCAATCACCGCTTTTGATGACCCGTACGGATTGGTCGCCTGCGACGAGAAGCACTCCACGGCCGGCGAGTGCAGGGAGTGGCTTATCGGCGAATCGGATGATGGCATTCTCGTAGTTGTATTCACCAGACGGGAACACGACCGTGTCCGCAGGAGAATCAGCGCTCGGCGCGCAAGCAGGCGGGAGAGGGGGCGTCATGAAGAATACAAAAGAATTCCCCTTTGA
- a CDS encoding BrnA antitoxin family protein encodes MKNTKEFPFEKARRVTPRELAAARKAIEEKTGVLRQTRGRPPKADAEKYQPTTIRLHPKVLAWARREARKRRVGYQTIINEALLQRAL; translated from the coding sequence ATGAAGAATACAAAAGAATTCCCCTTTGAAAAGGCGAGGCGCGTAACGCCCCGCGAACTGGCTGCCGCGCGCAAAGCGATCGAGGAAAAGACCGGCGTCCTGAGACAAACCCGGGGCAGGCCGCCGAAGGCGGATGCGGAAAAGTACCAGCCCACCACCATCCGCCTGCACCCGAAGGTGCTCGCGTGGGCGCGGCGAGAAGCCCGTAAACGACGGGTCGGCTATCAGACCATCATCAACGAAGCCCTCTTACAAAGGGCATTGTAG
- a CDS encoding type II toxin-antitoxin system HicA family toxin, with translation MNDVPCHYIAERGKGSHGTIYLGIRRTIIRNLKDELKAGTLHAMLRQLGIEESDLF, from the coding sequence ATGAATGATGTGCCTTGCCATTACATCGCGGAACGAGGCAAGGGAAGCCATGGCACGATCTATCTCGGAATCCGGAGAACAATCATTCGGAACCTCAAGGACGAACTCAAGGCCGGCACTCTTCATGCCATGCTCAGGCAGTTGGGCATAGAAGAATCCGACCTGTTTTAG
- a CDS encoding type II toxin-antitoxin system HicB family antitoxin, translated as MRSFTYPATLKPDRKAGGFTVTFRDLPEAVTQGEDVADAVAQAADCIAEAIAGRIRLEESIPEPSRMRKGEYPIPVPALMAAKAAMFLAMKETGLTKVQLAKRLKCDEKEVRRMLDPRHNSRIDRIEGALEALGRQLIVGYRAA; from the coding sequence ATGAGAAGCTTCACTTATCCCGCAACCCTGAAACCGGACCGGAAGGCCGGGGGGTTCACGGTTACCTTTCGTGATCTTCCCGAAGCGGTCACTCAAGGCGAAGATGTTGCCGACGCAGTCGCACAGGCCGCCGATTGTATCGCGGAAGCCATTGCCGGGAGAATCAGGCTGGAGGAGTCGATTCCCGAACCCTCCAGGATGCGCAAGGGAGAGTATCCAATCCCGGTGCCAGCCCTCATGGCCGCCAAGGCTGCGATGTTCCTCGCCATGAAGGAGACGGGCCTGACAAAAGTGCAGTTGGCAAAACGGTTGAAGTGCGATGAGAAGGAGGTTCGGCGCATGTTAGATCCGCGGCACAACTCCCGGATCGACCGGATCGAAGGCGCTCTGGAAGCTTTGGGCAGGCAACTGATCGTGGGCTATCGAGCTGCCTGA
- the cas2 gene encoding CRISPR-associated endonuclease Cas2, translated as MRASYLVCYDICDDKRLRMVFKKMRAYGDHLQFSVFECQMTPIDLAKCRADLNAIIDHKEDQVLFVNLGPAEGRGERVITALGKPYTAIDSPCIVV; from the coding sequence ATGCGCGCAAGTTACCTGGTCTGCTATGACATCTGCGATGACAAGCGTTTGCGCATGGTATTCAAGAAAATGCGCGCCTACGGGGATCACCTCCAGTTTTCGGTGTTTGAGTGCCAGATGACGCCGATCGACCTGGCGAAATGCCGGGCAGACCTCAACGCGATCATCGATCATAAGGAAGATCAGGTGCTGTTCGTGAACCTTGGCCCGGCCGAAGGGCGCGGCGAGCGTGTGATCACCGCCCTCGGCAAGCCGTATACCGCCATCGACAGCCCCTGTATCGTGGTGTGA